The following are encoded together in the Candidatus Woesebacteria bacterium genome:
- a CDS encoding C39 family peptidase: protein MKNIMLDVKSFQETLGGGYCGPASLKIVLNYYGMKKSEKELAKLCNRDADLGTDDKSMKKAAESLGFRVEIKNESNFDDILGWLKKGVPVIVNWFTRGRYYYPEDEVADGHYSVIIGLDETSIYLQDPEVGRVRKIKREDFYRVWFDYTSNFIEKWEDLIIRQIIAIYK, encoded by the coding sequence ATGAAAAATATAATGTTAGATGTTAAATCATTTCAAGAAACTCTTGGAGGTGGTTACTGTGGTCCAGCTTCGCTGAAGATCGTACTAAATTATTACGGTATGAAAAAAAGCGAGAAAGAATTAGCAAAATTGTGCAATAGAGATGCTGACTTGGGTACAGATGACAAATCTATGAAGAAAGCTGCTGAATCACTTGGATTTAGGGTAGAAATAAAAAATGAGTCTAATTTTGATGATATCTTGGGTTGGCTTAAGAAAGGAGTACCTGTAATAGTTAACTGGTTTACTAGGGGTCGATATTATTACCCAGAAGATGAAGTTGCAGATGGACACTATTCAGTCATAATTGGTTTGGATGAAACGAGTATTTATTTACAAGACCCGGAAGTGGGGAGAGTGCGAAAAATAAAACGAGAAGATTTCTATAGAGTTTGGTTTGATTACACCTCTAACTTCATTGAAAAATGGGAAGATTTAATCATCAGGCAAATAATTGCGATTTATAAATAA